The following proteins come from a genomic window of Synechococcus sp. BIOS-E4-1:
- a CDS encoding YajQ family cyclic di-GMP-binding protein — protein sequence MASYSFDVVSDFDRQELVNTLDQVRRDVSQRYDLKDSGTEIDLEDAAVVITTASDMTLQAVEDILRAKATKRNLSLKIFDFQPAETVGGNRVQQMVKLKKGLSQELAKKMSKMVRDELKKVTVAIQGDSLRVTGKSKDDLQQVIQLLRSKEDELDVPLQFENYR from the coding sequence ATGGCTTCGTATTCATTTGATGTGGTCTCTGACTTTGACCGTCAGGAGTTGGTGAATACGCTTGATCAGGTTCGTAGGGACGTTTCCCAGCGCTATGACCTCAAGGATTCCGGCACGGAGATCGATCTCGAAGACGCCGCTGTTGTGATCACCACCGCCAGTGATATGACATTGCAAGCTGTTGAAGATATTCTGCGGGCCAAGGCTACAAAAAGAAACCTATCTCTGAAGATTTTTGATTTCCAGCCGGCGGAGACAGTGGGTGGTAACCGTGTGCAGCAAATGGTCAAGCTCAAGAAGGGACTCAGTCAGGAACTGGCCAAGAAAATGAGCAAGATGGTGCGTGACGAGCTCAAGAAAGTGACCGTGGCCATTCAGGGTGACAGTCTCAGGGTGACAGGTAAGAGCAAGGATGATCTCCAGCAGGTGATTCAGTTGTTACGTTCAAAAGAAGACGAGCTGGATGTGCCGCTTCAGTTTGAGAACTATCGCTGA
- a CDS encoding MAPEG family protein translates to MFITDLLTRTPAAPYALSLVFSGAVVIASILPLGAARSQADFTLDDMQAPRAMFARLPEWGKRASWAHQNSFEAFSLHAPAALLALIAVLQIGPLQGLAIPAALLQPLLRLIYLPAYVANIPPLRGLCWAGALVCTGILYIEGVKALLIV, encoded by the coding sequence GTGTTCATTACGGACCTTCTCACCAGGACGCCCGCAGCGCCCTATGCCTTGTCACTCGTGTTCTCGGGAGCTGTCGTGATTGCAAGCATCCTTCCCCTGGGTGCCGCCCGATCACAGGCTGATTTCACCCTCGACGACATGCAGGCTCCCAGGGCCATGTTCGCCCGTCTTCCCGAGTGGGGAAAACGGGCCAGCTGGGCGCATCAGAACAGCTTTGAAGCGTTCAGCCTGCATGCTCCAGCAGCACTTCTGGCCCTGATCGCCGTGCTTCAGATCGGACCACTTCAAGGGCTTGCCATTCCCGCAGCTTTGCTCCAGCCGCTTCTGCGTCTGATTTATCTGCCGGCCTATGTGGCCAACATCCCTCCCCTGAGAGGACTGTGCTGGGCCGGCGCCCTGGTTTGCACCGGCATCCTCTACATCGAGGGAGTCAAAGCTCTGCTGATCGTTTAA
- a CDS encoding SPFH domain-containing protein, protein MEALLSLPALILIALLGSGSVKVTSGGRSRLVERLGKYDRELQPGLSVVIPVVERVVSHESLKERVLDIPPQLCITRDNVSIEVDAVVYWQLLEHSQAYYAVDNLQAAMVNLVLTQIRAEMGKLDLDQTFTTRSEVNEVLLKELDEATDPWGVKVTRVEMRDINPSPGVKQAMEAQMTAEREKRAAILRSEGEKEAQLNEARGRAEALVLDARAQKEAILLEAEAQAKQQGVMAEAKSEAARVMARALAESPEAEEAVRLMLAETWMAMGQRMADSPAGSVLMVDPQSPASLLAALKQFQQGKS, encoded by the coding sequence ATGGAAGCGCTGCTGAGCCTGCCTGCACTGATCCTGATCGCACTTCTCGGCAGTGGCAGTGTCAAGGTGACCAGCGGTGGTCGCTCCCGTCTTGTTGAGCGGCTCGGCAAGTACGACCGTGAGCTGCAGCCAGGGCTCTCCGTCGTGATTCCCGTGGTCGAACGCGTGGTCAGTCACGAGTCACTCAAAGAACGGGTGCTGGATATTCCTCCCCAGCTCTGCATCACCCGAGACAATGTCTCCATCGAGGTCGATGCGGTGGTGTATTGGCAGTTGCTTGAGCATTCCCAGGCGTATTACGCCGTTGACAATCTGCAGGCAGCGATGGTGAACCTGGTGTTGACCCAGATTCGTGCCGAGATGGGCAAGCTGGATCTGGATCAGACCTTCACCACCCGCAGTGAAGTGAATGAGGTTCTGCTCAAGGAGCTTGATGAGGCAACCGATCCCTGGGGAGTGAAAGTGACTCGCGTTGAAATGCGCGATATCAACCCCTCTCCGGGAGTCAAGCAGGCCATGGAGGCTCAGATGACTGCCGAACGGGAAAAGCGTGCTGCGATTCTGCGTTCCGAGGGGGAAAAGGAAGCCCAGTTGAATGAAGCTCGTGGCCGTGCAGAGGCGCTCGTTCTTGATGCCCGTGCCCAGAAGGAGGCGATCCTGCTTGAGGCCGAAGCTCAGGCCAAGCAGCAAGGTGTGATGGCTGAAGCGAAGTCGGAAGCGGCGCGCGTGATGGCAAGGGCTCTGGCTGAGAGCCCTGAGGCTGAAGAAGCTGTTCGGCTGATGCTTGCGGAGACCTGGATGGCCATGGGGCAACGAATGGCCGACTCGCCAGCCGGCAGCGTGCTGATGGTGGATCCCCAGTCGCCTGCGTCACTGCTGGCGGCCCTGAAGCAATTCCAGCAGGGCAAGAGTTAA